TTACACTAGAGACTTCTAGATTACTATCGCTTAccattgattaattaattaatactAATGATAATCTCATAAATTAATTACCAATTATATTTACAAAAAATCTATACATGCTCTAACTCATGTACTTCATTAGGCAGCGTGTTCTAACTTCTTGTGGACCATGGAAACGCACACTCACTGTGACACGAAGTGCCAGCGGGGAAAAACTGACAGTAAATGTCGTCAATGAGAAGATTGGTAAGCTTAAGTTAGTATTTAAGTGTATTCTTGCATAAGCTACGAATCACCCACAGTTGGGGTGGACATACGGATGACGTTCACCCCAAAGTACCTCACGCCTCTCAAGAAACTTGAGACGGATCAGCAAGGCATCTTTAGCAAGACACCAAAGGTATGTCAAGATTGACAGCAGCTACGTTACACGAAACTTCCGAAAACACTTATTACAGGCAAGGTCATCAACTCCGAAGCCCGCTCAAAGCAATGGTATAAGCCGTGAAAGAATCGAGAAAAGGATTAGTTTAAGTCATTGACACGGATGGTGGTATACTAACGCAGGTGCCACGCCATCAACTTGCGGCCACAAGTGCAATGACAAGACAGCGTGCAAGCACAACTGCTGCAAGGCACAGTGGACACCAACTAAGCAGACGGAGTTCGTGAGGAACTCATTACCGCACACAGACGTACCTCTTCGCTCCCCTTACTTCAAAGTACTAATACAACTTAACCTACGCATAACTACCGCTACAAGAGCGTTTCATTTACACAGTGTATGCAATATCTTACAGGGCAGAGCACCCCAGCCATCCAATCACATTGCTCCCATATTCCACAGCCTCTCACAGAGAAAGAGGAAAGTGCAAGAAAATGGAACGGGAGCAGCACAGGAATCTGTAGGAGGTAGGAAATGTCAGAGTGGGAAAAAAGTTAAATACATAAACATAAAATGAATGTGGAAATGAGATGACTAAGATGCGTCCTCCCAGAGAGCACCTTGAAGCAACCGAAAGTTACTGCGGACCATAAACCGGAGAGAGAGATACACATTTCAAGGTATTCTCCATTTTTTGTGTGCTGTAATGAGTCTAAAACGAGAAGGCGGTTTCAGCCAAGCTTCCCGTGCCCGTGCTGTGCCTCCGCGCCCGAATGTTAATGTAAAGCAGCCTTCAGTGGTACAGGATAAGCTTCTATTGTCTGGTATGTCTGACAACACTGTAGCACTTTTAGTTATTCAAGAGAGTCGATGCCATTTTTTCTCAAATGCCTGCAGGTGCGAGCAATGTTTCATCTGCCACCAGCATTGAAAGATCAAAACGAACCAGACACAGGGAAGATTTTGACCTCGAAGTTGATGAGTAGGTTTACATGCACTGGGTGTAACTTTGGGGGTAGCACTTTAACCAAAATATTGATTCTTGGCATACAGTGCATCATATATGGGTGTTTATGTAGGTCATGATGCTGATTTGGGAGATGATTTATGTATCATTAGACAAAGTAGTTGTAGTAATAACCGACGTGTAGTAACATACGTACAAGGTATTTGTTTTTATCTGTTCAATTTTCTTATAGAGCTAGAGccaacaacatctatgctgacATCATagcatttttattaaaaaatctcTAACAGATGAAAACAAACACCTCGTGTAGTAGTATCAACGAAAATAATAGTAGTTGTCATGCTAGTAGACCAAGGGATATGTCTCTTCACTTTAACGAAAAACAGTTATGAGcgagatgtaaaaaaaaagctgttcatCATATGTGAAAGCTATAGCTTTTTCCTGAAACATGGATTAGACACCAATGTTTTCCCTTAATAATAAGTTACTGCAATCTTTCCTAGTTCACTGGATGGCCTAGAAGTAGACGACCTGTTTGGTGAAGTAGACAACAGCTTTTTAATAGACAGTGCTGTACTTCAAGATGAATGCATAATTGAGACAGCCAACATTGAGGTACAACATGCCTGGTCATCATTCAATGCATTTAAAATAACGAACAACATCCCTTGCAGGATCATGAGGACAACCATGTTCAGAACAAAGGTTCTGCGTCTACCAGTAACATTCCTAATGTGAGCCCCAAGACTCAAAGACGACATGGAATCGGCGGAGGTGAACGTGTGGGATGTGGACCTTCATCCTCCAATTACATTTCATCACCGTGGTTCTCAAACGGCCTCGAACAAAGTGCTGCAGGCTGTTCTACAACAAGAAAACCAGTACAGCGAGAATGTGTTGAAGCATTGGAGTAAGAAATCTAATGGCTGGATGCTGGAGATTTAAGGAAATGcctgttcccccttttttatcATTTTATTGCACCTTTTTGGGAAGCATTATATTGCTGACAAATGCTTATTTCAATTCTACTGCCTAAATGCACTTTTAGTTGTGCACTGCACCACGTACAGTGTATGCCGACACACTGTGTTGCACGAGCTAATTTCTCCCCACATCATCTTTGCAGGGATGCTatttcaaaatattttggcGACCCCGAAGAAGAGCTTCGAAGAGTAATCAGCATTGTCAACCAGCGATACTGCAAGAAGGGTTACTTCGACATCAACGCAGAAGAAGATTAGCACATCTCGCTCGTGCTTCAAGGCTATGTGCCACATTCATGTATCTTACGTTACTCATCTTCATCAACTGGCAAACGCTAAGCTTTCTTGAAATGTCAACTAAGATGTCGCTAAACAGCACAAGATTGTTGTAGTGCTGAAGATAAAAGTCAATAAAGTTGCACTCAGAGCAGTTATGCTTCCGTCACATCCACCTTATTATCTTAACACAACAAATAGTAAGGGTCAGTATTGTCTTTAATCTTTTGCCAGTGACTATGTTGTCCTATTCCTATGTACATGTTCTCCACTAACGTACCTTCACTGATTTGTGGCTGTATCTTTTTGCATGTCAGCATACTCTTCAGAGAGCGGTGCCTGTTTGCTGGGACTTTCATTTTGCCCTTGCtacaagaataaaaaaaagggaATGAGCAATGGAGTATACACAATAAAATAGCAATCACAGAATAAAGAATATACAAAATGACTCCACCACAGTGGAAACAAGCTGGGCACAAGGAACTCAAGTTGGAGAAACTACATACAGGGATCAGATAAGATGATGTAACATATTTGTGCCTTACCATGGGGCGTATCGCATGACGTAAACGGAACCCTTCAGCACTAAGAGCATCTTCTGCAGCTTTGAAAAGTTCATCTTCTGTCATTTGGGACGAGTGTTTCTTAATATGCTGATACTTCTGTACAAACCTGTCATGAGAGCAGAAGTGGCGTACAGTACAGATGTACAGATACAGATACAGATGTACAGATTGGGGGCGTAGTGGCAAGAAGTGCTTATGGGGCTTCGGGATTCCCCCAACTCCATCGGATTTTCCATCAATGGCCCAAAAAACGAAGAGAAAAACTGACTACACTACTGACCTCAACATCTGTGTTTTTCAATAAAATATAGTCAACGATTTCATTacaggtaagtgtacatttgGTCCATAGAACACCACCACAAAATATCAAAGAGACCCAATGCTTACCTCTCACAGTTAGAAACTGATTGGGGATTCCCCAGATCAATGACACCACCTTGCCCGAACTCTTTCACAAACCTCCTGGATAAAAGAAGCAGCGCTCAGCACACGTATAAGCTCCTTTAGTGGAAATCAACTTACGCACGAATGACGTCTTCCGAGTAGAATATATTACGTATAGGTGTGCTGTTCTGTGGTACTCTGTAATAGTTTGGTTCATCTATTGGAGGGAAGGCTTCATAAACATCGTACCACAGAGGCCTGTCTTCATATTTTAATGCCTCAGCTTTCATAAGACCTTGAACTCTGAAATATCCAAATAGATCATCTCAAACACACAAACTCTGTATGAAGAGAGTGGAAATTTGGAAATGCAAGCACAAGGTAAGCACCGGACAACGGTGCAAACTGGAGCAGTTAGAAGCTATTTACCTGGTTAGAATTGTGCCCAATTTGTGTGTCCTACTCCCAGCCATTTCTTACTTTACAAGGGAGGAATTAAATCAGGATATTTTCAGTAGTAGCGGTCCGGTAGTACACCTCGCCTACAGTTTTGTCGTTTTCGCGGTGAACGTGAGCACGTGACCAACGTGACCATGGAAACCGAACCACTGTGTATTAATTTTAAGGCTTATGtcaatggggaaaaaaaatatgtgtaTTTTCTGTAGGAAGTCGACAACTTAATTTTTAGGATACTCTACAGGATGCAAAACAACGGTGCAGGTTCTGTGAATCCGTGATGCGAAACTGCGGTCAATGCAACAAGAACGAAACGGGAACTGCAGCAAATATGGCGTTAGCGCGGTGTTGTGGTTCAGTTTGTCTCAGAAAACGCGTCTGTGTTGATGCTTTTAACAGACATACTGCATCGTTAGTAGCAGGTATAGTGTGCCAGTGTCTTCCACCACTCTCTGAAATCAGGAGTTTCATGCGATATGTCATGTCAGAGGAAAATTGAGCATGTAGCTGCAGTCACGCTGTGAAGTCGCATGCGAGAAACTTAGGATTATTTGAGTTCAAGTGATTGCTTTCACACTCTTGCTAAGACGATCTTATTCAGAGTGTGACAATTGTGACTAAATAGGTGCTGCCTCGTGATATGGTTTTCAGATTGACgaacaggaaaaagaaaataattaaaaattatATTGTTTCGCAGCGAGTGAGCCCCTGAGTGAAAATGACCGCGTATCAAGGCAATTTGTGAACAGGAACCCACGTAACTTAGAGCAGATGCTACTAGCTGCAAAACCACTTGGATATGCGCTGGACAATCCACCGCGCAATTATTGGCACAAGTAAGGATGATTCGATCTCACTATTGCTGCCAATCGAAGCCATGATGAATTGTATGCGTTTCAGGCTGTTGGTAGAACGTACTCAGAAACACATCACTGCCTCAGTCGTTCACAACACTGGGAAGATTGTTCTTACAGCGTCTACAACGGAGTGGGGCATCCAGAAGCAGTTATTTAGGTAAATGTTGAGACACACTGTTTTGTTTACACATAAGGGCACCTCTACTAACAATGAatatatgtgaaaaaaaaaagaaaaaaagtcaccATCAGTGCCTGCCACACAAACTGTAGGAATTGAGGCTGATACTGAGGAAAGCCATTTTGAAAACATTAGCAGCAGCATAACGAAGTGTCTGTCCATTTGCAAGGCCACAATAAGGGGAAACCACATGCTCCTCACCTTGAGCTGCTACCCCCTTATGCTGCTCCATGGGCAACAGGGGAAAGAGGGGACCATGGAGCTGTGCAGaaagctgacctacttgcatagttTCTTGAGAGCCAAAAGCATATTTATCCTGTGATGTTGGCTGTGAGTGTTTGTCGCAGTATGCAAATAATGACTGCTTCTCCATTGCTAGCATTGACATACTGCTCACGACAcagttgtctgaaatctccccTATTGGCTCGGTGTCTCTCTTGAAGCAACTATATCAATACAGACTCCCAGGGGAGGCAGTGCTCAGCCGTCACCTGTCTGAATAGATAATGGTCAGATATCTGGGTGTCATCTGCTAGTGAGAGAGAGGGATAGGAGATAGCCTCCCCTAGGAGACCATATTGGTATAATTCCTCCGTATGCGACACCTCCAATAGGGCACCACTCAGCCACAGGCTGGAGGTTTCTGACAACcatgtcgcgagcagtacatgtAATAAAGGCGACAAGCAAATCTGACTTGCactgtgcatttctcacacttgTAAAGTCGCACTTGTTCAACACAAGATATGTACACGCAACATTTTGGTATTCACacatggaatttttttttttcaccagatAAATTAGCAGAAAGTTTACTTGAAAGTACAGTACCCTGGGTGTACCACGGTGCAAACATTcccaaaggttttttttttttttttgccttactccctttcttttattattttACAGTAACATTGACCGAAGTGCAGCAGCGAATGTTGCGAGGGTGTTAGCACGTAGGTGCCTAGAAAGTGGGATCCTGTTCCTCCACACCTTTTTTGACTCGGGTGAACTCGCATCAATACGTGTAAGTATtgtcctatcaaacattgtctGAACATTTCTGTAAATACAGAATTTCATATTAAAAAATACTATTATTACTGTATTTTAAAATGCTGTAAAAATACTGTATTTCCACACTACGATGAGACCTCAAAGGGCATGGCATCTTTGCTTTAGTGGACATTTTGAAAACTTTCTCGATTGGTTTTTGTTTGCATTCTAACGCTGTGGCTTATGCACTTATGGAATGGTATCaacagggtgtttcagtaaacatgtttaaaaaaaaaaaaattaatagaCAGGCATATACTAAGGGTAAATATGCGATCAATCACATTTATTTGCAGGGAATCTTTGTCATGTACTGCAAGTAATTTTATCAAATTTTTATAAAATGAAAACTAATGAATTGACTGGACTTTCTTCCATAAAATGCTTTTCTGCATCTGACGTATTTGTATTTTGTAACGTACTGGTGTTACAGCTTGGTGTAAGGTTAAATTAATTAGATTgctatttaatttaatttttagTCATTTAGTAAAACAAATATAAAGTCACTAATGTAAGTCCTACGCACAAAACCTCACGGACCTCTCCAACGGAGAGAGCACCcctaccttttttttcttacaattGTTTTACATGGTTACCGAAACCCCCTGTATACATTAGGGGGCATATTACATTGTGGCGCATCTGTGTTCTTTGTTGTATTTCAGTTGCAAACATTCCTGgaagaaatgaaaaaagaagGCATAACGCTCAACGAGCTGGATCCCATCCTGCCGAGGAGAATTAACGACCCGTAGCGCCTCTCATTCTTGATCTAGTTGGTAATTGTTTGTGAAATAAATAGTTTTGATGTAATATTGTTTGTGTATAAGTCACAGTAAGGTTCTTATAGTACACCATCCAAATGTTACCTGTTGATTCGGTCATGTCTGATGACAGTTTGCTGCAGTACTGTTGCCAGTTATTTTCACTTTACAGTCTGTTTCCAGGTGGATGTTTACTGCTCTCTGATCATGAAGTAATGATTCATGTACATGCATTACGTTACTCGCCTTTGACATCCAAAATGGTTAAAAACTGGGCCGTTTGGTAgttcatactttaaaagcgataagaAATCTCATGCAGGGATAACAGTATTTTATTGACAGACCTGCTTCTTAAATAACCTGAGCCAGCAACGCCCTtttctgcaaggttacccttTTACACACTCAAACCAGCCTAGTgcctttatcttttttttttttttttagcaacttggttgaacatttaaaaaattgtCAAGGGTGTGCTGCTCATTTCCTTGAGACCAAAATTTTATATAAGAATGATAAGGTCGGTGCATTATTATATCCTGAAGAGATACAGATAAAAATGCGGGGAACAGGTGCATGAGTGTCACTTCAGTGCTGCTCACTGATGTGTCCAGGATTTTATGAAAGTTGATAACAAGAGGGCCTCTTGATAAGTCCTGTGCTTTTGAAATGATAAAGGCACTAGGCTGGCTtgagggtgtaaaaggggtaaccttgcagaagaggGCGTTGCTGGCTCAGGTTATTTAAGAAGCAGGTCTGTCAACAAAATCTTattcgtcagtctgtgctgtgtgttgtgtagTCTTTCTCTTTGTTTCCCGgctcaggttttttttttatcgcttttcaAGTTTGACGTCAACATTACTTCTACTCGGAAGGAAAATAAGGCCCCATCACCATAAGAGTAGGAAACGCTGCAATTTCTTTGAGAAAAATTCTTTATGAAAGTAGTAATTCGTACATAAATAATGTTTGTATAAACAGTGTAGGAATTGCAGTACGTACTAAAGCTTTTTATGTTACCGCTGTGTGGCACAATTATAAAGCATCTCACACAATCCTGTCCAGACCAGGGGGAAGATAAGAGACACTCAATGAACCCCCATTATGTATCATGCTGTTTGCATGGCTTacgtggtggtgatgatgactAGCAGTGGGTGGCACAATGTTTCCCACATGAAAACACAAAGATAATAAATGGAATGACTGAACATGAGTAGGGACGACAGATACATTTACACCTCACTCAGatattggcaaaaaaaaaaaagaatccagCCTCTTCCTGGATGTACTGGGCCCCGTCAATAACTACGAGAAGCTCCCAAATATCCAATTGTTCACAATAAAACAGCTGCAGTAAATGTTCATGGTTCAGGTGCACGAGCTATTAAGTGCATTGCTTAAATTTTGTTCGTTGACTGGGCAGTTGTTCAGAACAAGAGGAGACCGATGCCTGTATTTGAGAATCCTCTGACGTTACTGCGAATGTCATAACCTTAGAAGCGTAGCTACAGATTTTGGTTTATCTCCTTCATAATCGTGATACACCTTTAATTGTAGGAAAGATAGTCACAACGGTAAGACCACATAGTAGAGGACAGTCGCAGTACATTGAAGTGGCAGACTCTGTTAGTCCTGGTCTGTCGTTGTCAGACTACAAATGCAACAAAAGGCTGCACAGAATAGTTACTTTGGTAGTAGATTTCTCGCAATTGGATCGCTTATAGACTTGTTCCTGTAATGTGTAGTTGTCAGAGAACCCTAAAAGATGTGCATTGTTCCCGCTTTTCCTCCTTGTCCATTGAGAGAAGGATGGTTGTTACTGGTTTGACTCTTGCATGTGTCAACCTGGAATGCTGTTACAGTGAGCTAGTGTATAGTTAGGAGAAGCACCTTGTACAGCTGAGCTTGTTTGTAAGACACCCAGAAGCTGAAGTAAAGAACGATGACCCAATCTTTTTACCACAAGTGGCAATGCTTCCGACATTGGCACGACTCAGAATCACGAACATGATAATGTACACATGAACATATCTGACGTTGGGAACTTTTGAAGATTTTTACAAATATGGAAACTTTTTGCACTGGCATCGGTCCAACTCTTTTGGTAGTCAAGTAGAAAAATGCATTCACACTTTCAGAAACTATCTGACATCAACAGTGAAAGGGTAGTCCTCCGGGACAGTCAACCGTAGAAAGGATGAGTACATGCTTCTGAGAACGAATAAGAGGGGGCTTGTGTTCTCTGGTGTCTTTGAACCAGTGATTCGCGTCGTCCCCCTGTGTGCCCAGAGTCGGGCTTTTGCATGATCCCTTTATGGCGTTTTTCGTGTTGCACTCACAATTATCATAAACAAGCTCAACTGTAATGCGGATCTGTTGGTTCCAAACTAAAGCAATATTGCAATTTGCTAGAAATTCTGAGGATGCACCTACATAGTAACATGTCCTACCCTAGAAGAATGCAGCTGAACACGTCCATGACTTAGCATTATTAGAATAAGCACCGTACATACACGTATGCCTAGTCCCTATTGCATGATGCGGTATATTTACACTTGCATgtacacatgcacacacatacATGACGAGGCACAAAAGGACAAGAACACTTTGTCAAAAGCAATGTCTCGGCCAGCAGCGAGCAAAAATTTACAGCACGCTCGTCAAACTGATAGTTAAGAACTTAACTGAACTATAATGCCGTTGTTCACTGATGTGCCTCATTGGTCCCCAACAAATGTAGTGGTTAGTATACATTTACTAGGATTAAAAAAATAATCCAGTTAATTAAGGCAAAAAAGATGTTACATCTGTCTTTTTCAAATATTCACATTTCCCAGAAAGGGACAGGGAATGGAGGTAAATTGAGCATGGCAGAACTATAAGGAACCAAAGAGTGTAACGTACAGTGTACTGAAAGACAATTACACATGAAAAACATGAAACTGTTATCCATTTCTCCGCAATGCCTAAGTGTACTATAAATAGCTCTTGCCTATACTTCGTTACAGAACATCTTTTTGTAACTTTCATTCGTGCCCATGTGCACTGAAGGGCAGCTGTAGTCCGTGtttctttcgtttccttttttttttttttttgctgtgcaAGCTTTTGGAATGCACAGATATACTGGTACACAAAATATAGTATGTAGTATCAaaatacagacataaaaatggcATTTCTTTCAGGAATTGGAAAGAGGCAGTGATTGGAACATTTTTCGATGCATCGAATATCTCCGAGTTAATACAAAAAAAAGTCAGAAAGTGTCGAAACCTTATCACTGTCACAGGAGCAACAAAGACAACATCAGATAAGATGAGATGAGATTTAGGTGAGAACAGTTGACGTGTGACGTATAGGTGATTGAGCCGTCACCGAGCTTCGTTGCATCACTTGCCCTTAGAGCCATTTCTTCCTCTGAGCTGTCCCTCGAGATAGCTCTGTGAAGCCATGAGCA
This sequence is a window from Ornithodoros turicata isolate Travis chromosome 10, ASM3712646v1, whole genome shotgun sequence. Protein-coding genes within it:
- the LOC135370264 gene encoding small ribosomal subunit protein mS23-like, translating into MAGSRTHKLGTILTRVQGLMKAEALKYEDRPLWYDVYEAFPPIDEPNYYRVPQNSTPIRNIFYSEDVIRARFVKEFGQGGVIDLGNPQSVSNCERFVQKYQHIKKHSSQMTEDELFKAAEDALSAEGFRLRHAIRPMQGQNESPSKQAPLSEEYADMQKDTATNQ
- the LOC135370265 gene encoding large ribosomal subunit protein uL18m-like, which translates into the protein MALARCCGSVCLRKRVCVDAFNRHTASLVAASEPLSENDRVSRQFVNRNPRNLEQMLLAAKPLGYALDNPPRNYWHKLLVERTQKHITASVVHNTGKIVLTASTTEWGIQKQLFSNIDRSAAANVARVLARRCLESGILFLHTFFDSGELASIRLQTFLEEMKKEGITLNELDPILPRRINDP